CGCAGACCCAGCAGGTCCTTATTCCTGCGTCACAGCAAGGTGAGGCCGTCTGATCCTACTGCAACTTGGAAATGAAAGTTGTCATTTTCAAAGAAGAGAAACACTCTGGGTGTCTCCTTTCTATTGGCTGAGGGGgttgtatctgtgtgtgtataaaatgtgGTTCCTATTTATGTCGTAATGATACATAAGTAATTCACTAACAGAAAGCTTAAAATGGTATTAGGTAAgtatattattactttttttagatGGCTACACAATGGTGGATTTCCTAAGTCAGATCTATAAAGGTTTATTTACTAAgggtttcattattttatatagtagAACCATTACTTTCTTTGAAACTGATTTGTTCCTACAAAGGCATTTGAGtttagtttttataaataaacactGGAGGGTTTTTGTAACTATACTTTGGCAATCTGAAATTCTAATTCCTTATTAATTTATGTAGTTAAATTGACTGAATTAGATTTCCTTTAAGTGAAGAATGGATATATGACATCTTAATTTATATTATGTggtttaaagataagaaaaaacaaGTATTTATAGACTGCATCCATAGTGCCTTGTACCATGTAAGTCATTTTATAGGTTTTGTTTCATTGCAGTCTAATAGAGGCTCTGTGAAGTAGCTCTTAAAACATCACAGCTGAGGAAAATCTGGGCCCTGAAAAGGCTTAGAAGCTTGATCCTCTACATGGAGTATTTTCTGTCATGACAAACATTTGTTCAGTTATAAAACTTCCTAGGCCTTCAAGTTTTGTAAATCTTGTTGTCAGAGAGGagaataaagataaatgaaaacttcATCTTAAGGTAACTTGAGTTACTCATTTGTCTCATCTGAGAGTATATGTAAGACTTAAAACTGATATTGATGCACATTAGAAATGTCTGTTTGAGTTATTTTACTGTTCATATCAAATAAGACTTAATATTTGATTTTACTCTGTACCTTGCATCATGtaattttatccttttaatgtttctTGATGACCGTTCCTCCTATTGCCTTCAGGCCTGGCACTAGGATTTTAGGTtatcataaattaaaatttgattttcttcaCTCAGAGAATATTAGGATAATGGGATTATCTATTTATTCTCTGAAATTTGCGGAATCAAACACTTAGTTCCTTTTATGCTTACGTGATATTGCCATTGtttatgatttgtattttttaaaaagttaatggaaATAAGATACTGGAAACTGTCAAATTgggagaaaaagatttttttttttttttttttttttttttttgcggtaagcaggcctctcactgttgtggcctctccggagacctcgcggagcacaggctccggacgcgcaggcccagcagccaatggctcaagggcccagccgctctgcggcatgtgggatcctcccggaccggggcacgaacccgcgtcccctgcatcggcaggtggactctcaaccactgcaccaccagggaagcctgggagaaaaagattttaaaagactatGTAGATTATAACTTTTTGAGCTCACTTTTAATGGGTCAGTAATGCATTCCAGCAGTAGTATCATTATATTAATTACACAGTTATTGCTGAGTTGGCAAGACAGTATTaaattatgtttgaaaatttccagtTTAAGAATGCACAGAAATATATATGTTTAGGTGTTAGGTATCTAATTATGTCGTGTTCCCAAGGTCCCTTGTGTCCTTAGGTgttgttaaatcttttttttaattgtgggttTTCCAGTATAAGGTGGGTATGTCACAGCTGTTATTTACTGTAGAAGTTTATAACTTTCTGAGATATCAAATGGTTGAGTGCATTTGCATGCAGAAAATGTGGaaagcatgaaaaaaattttcGGTATAGTACAGCATTCTTATGAAATAGCCTCACGGTTCCTTGTTTTTATGTGTGCCTGTTTTTTTTCATAGCTGCAGCACCACAAGTTATTGTTCCTGATTCTAAGCTGATACAACATATGAATGCATCAAACATGGTAAGACTCAGAACATAGCACTTTGCTTGGCTCTATTTATTCTAACGCAAATTGTGATTATGCTTGTGTATGTTGTATATTAGCAACTTGAAGTTTATTCAGGACTTAAGCAAAATAGCTGTTTTGTTTGGTTTCCTAAGTATTGGATTTAACAGCAAATCTAAAGTTTAGCTTGGTACTTAGACATTAAGGTTCATAAAATTATGCAACTTTCTGTTGAAAATACCAAAAGAATGATGCTTTGTGGGAGCTGTTTTATCttctgctatttttctttttttttgcggtacgcgggcctctcactgttgtggcctctcccgttgtggagcacaggctccagactcacaggctcagcgggcatggctcacgggcccagccactccgcggcatgtgggatcttcccggaccggggcacgaacccgtgtcccctgcataggcaggcggactctcaaccactgcgccaccagggaagcccttcttctgCTATTTTTTGAAAATAGGTTTACGGGACCTACCAAACATTATGCCAAGTATAGTTATGTTGCAGAAGACCCATTAACTGAAAGAGGTTAGGAATGCtaagaattataaatttttaaaaatgaaaatgaaccaTTTGGATAAAGATAACTAGTATCGTTAAGATCAGACATTTACAAATTTTGCTCTGATTTAACCATAGCATAGCCTAATGTTTTATTACAATATGTAAATTGctactttaaaatgctttttttcagTTGAGTTTATTATATATTAGACTTTTGATACTTCTAAGAGATAGCCACTGAACTTCATAAGTCCTCaaattttcaaatttcacttAGCACATATAATATATCCCATCAGATATAAcgataaaactgaaagaaagaaaccctCAGATCCTTAGAGAATCTTTACTTCTATcctcacagttttttttaaaataaaacattaaaacaaagttTAATTAGAATAGTTGTTCCAGCATTTTCTCATAAATGGCCTTTCTTCTGTTTAAACTACACAGACTGTTAGTGGTGTCTCTGCTCTGACATTCCATTCTTAAATCCAGCCAAATCCTTTTAATAGGAaagaatcattattttaaataagatctCTTAGTCTAGTGTTAGCAGTGAGATTTTCTTTTCagatccagattttttttttttaaacgaaaaagcaatattttaaaaaacagttactATATTTTGTGAGTGATGAGTGAACCTGAAAGCTCATTTGTGTTTTATAAGCCATATAGGAAGCAGGGCTTACCTACTAGACAAACAACTTCTTTCTATTGATATATACCAGCCTTAACAAATGTATAACTTTACAGAATTGCAAATTTCTACACAATAGAAATTGAAACTTTTAAATtcacaaaaaaatcaagaatctCTGTTTGTACTTCCAGTTCAAGTTCCTGGAGTCAGTTCTTTTGCATGAAAATCACAAAAGTCCATGCCTATCGATTCTCACaagaatttttattattcaaaaaaaattccctttcaaGTTTAAGGCACCAAATTTCTTTTTAACCTCCATCCTTAAAAATAAGTCTCACTGTAGGATCCATATTGTAGTTGGTACTATTGAGACTGTTTCCTAGGGAATaacttgtatcattttaaaacagaaagtttAGTAGGATCACTTGCAGTAGACCCATCtaattttgaagaattttaagtgttgtgggagagaattttgaattaaaattgtgtttaaaaagACTGGTAAAATTAATGGCCCATCTCTTACTGATTTGCTGTGTCTCCTTGATTCTAAAGAGCATATGTATTTAAACACATCATAGGTCAGACTTCAATCAAAATGTTAGCATTTATACGTATTTCAGCATTTTACTTGTTTTCAGTTAGTGTTTGCTTCATGTGTTTTTCATGTTCTAAAATGTAATCAGTATAGGCTTTTTACAAataagttttttgtgtttttgtttgtttgcattatTATTCCTGATTCAAAGATATCCATTAAAAAcagtttcattttgaaaaaagaatttttttaatataagagtATGGGATAGTGATAATATATTTGGTAGAAAGCTATTTCAGGGAACTTATGAAACAGGACCTTATCTCAAACTAGTTTTGCAGGTTCTCTTTATGAAATTGCTCAAATGCATTATTCACGTTAGGGCCTTTTCACAAAGTACAGGAAGGAACTTTCAGCAGACATTAATAAAGGATGGTTTGTGTATGATACatcacaacaaatatttatagcaacttGAATGTGCAGAGGTATGCAGGTGGTTATTTTCTCATGTATGCTATAAGGAAAATGCTAGGTCAGTTTGCTAGTAGAAGGAGATCTATTAATCTTATAAAATGTGAATTATAGGCACTTAATATTCCTAAATAATATTTCTCAATAGTAAGTGGTTGTTAATATATTCCTTAAATTTAGATTACCTTTCATTTGCTTATATAGACaagatttatttaaatctttcatttatttaataaaatgaaatgcagaACCTGCATTTTATGAAGAGAACCTGGTGAGCTAGATAGCTGGATTTTGGGGTCATAATGGGAGTTTCAGGCTTAAGATATAGAAATTACTTAGGCCTGTCTAATGGCAACAAGCATATTTTCTTGGAAGGCTATACTTAGAGCCTGACTAGATAGTTGTATCATTAACCTACTTGAGTGCAATTTTCCAAGTTTTGTTGACTTCAAAgcacagttaatatttatttcttaaagtgTATTCAAATAGAGGTGTTTCTAAAAATGTATAAGTTAGATTGAGTATATGAAGGTTTGGTACCTTAAAAAAGattgaagggggagggggaaaaaaacctacctGTATATAGTTACAGTGAGATACATGGAAATACTTTGAgctcaggattttaaaaaaagagtaaaaatgtaGTGTAATTCTTTcagaggaaaggggagaagtCTCCAGAAGCAGTAAATCAAGAATTTATCCTGGATTTAAAAACATTCAGAGTATAAttccatgtatatttttataatttaaagtcaGATACTAACTTCATTTTAAAGtgtagaaattaatttttgtgacttaagatttttaagatattttctataTTGATAAAACTGTCAGTAATATATGTTTCACCTAGATAATGCCAGTGTTGTCACCTTATGGCATCTTAGAAGAGTTGCCAGCTAAGAATTGCAGTATTCTGATACAGGGTTTTCTCTAGAGACCTGTTAATCAtggtataaattaaaaatattaggaTTTCTAAAGTGAAGATACTTACACTTTTGCCATAAGTATATTAATTGACAAGGAATTGGGAGTGAGGAAACAGAATAAGTAAGGAGATAATGGaatggatattttatttattgtacagCACTGTTACTGTGGGTTATATTTCCTTAGAGTACATTCTCCAGGTGAAAAAACCTAATTATTCTAATTAATTGCTTGAAATAATTAGGTAAGATGTTTAGGCTCAATGGTCTTTATTGTACCATTTTATAAAATGGCAGTTAGTCTTATTgttagaattttacattttagtatATACTAAATGAAACTGTAAATACTATTAAAATATGCCAGAGATAAACTGatgtgctgttatgaacatacatggttttgattgtttttcactttttttcccagAGTGCTGCTGCTACAGCTGCTACCTTAGCACTCCCTGCCGGTGTGACTCCTGTTCAACAGATATTAACAAATTCAGGTAATTAGGAATAACTGATCCATTATTTATATAACTCAGAAAATTGTACCATCTAGCCTTTGTTTTGTCTTCACTGAAAGACAGAAGATCTTAATACTTCTTTTACCATTTGGCTTACGTTATTAAAATAAGATGATTTGAGGACCGTGGCGTATTAAACCATAATCACTGCTGAGGATGCAGTAGAGAAGATGAGAATTGCACTTGAACTTTTGATCCATGAATGGAATCCTATTTATTGAATGAAGTATGATTATAGAGaagtgctttttgttgttgttgttgttgctgtacatgggcctctcactgttgtggcctctcccgttgtggagcacaggctccagacacgcaggctcagggaccgtggctcatgggcccagcctcttccatggcacgtgggatcttcccggaccggggcacgaacctgtgtcccctgcatcgacaggtggactctcaatcactgcaccaccagggaagccctagaagtgcTTATTTACTTGGTTTTTTGCTAAACACTTTTAACTTACCAAATAAGTTAACTCATTTGAACTAATTTGTGATATCAAACTAAATCCTATAGTATCTTAAGAGCAAATTTATTacattctattttatatagtatctCTCCATAGCGGgcaaaatttacttttaataataatgtttgaAGAATTTATTTACCTGgattttaagtattttctctgtaatttaATTATACAATttcttgcaaatcaaaactacaatgaggtgtatcacctcacaccagtcagaatggccatcatcaaaaaatctacaaacaataaatgctggagaggatatggagaaaagggaaccctcctacactgctggtgggaatgtagattggtgcagccactatggaaaacagtatggacgttccttaaaaaactaaaaataaaaccaccatacgactcagcaatcccactactgggcgtataccctgagaaaactataattcaaagagtcacgtaccacagtgttcattgcaacactatttacaatagccaggacatggaagcaacttaagtgtccatcgacagatgaatggataaagaagatgtggcacatatatacaatgaaatattactcagccataaaaagaaatgaaactgagttatttgtagtgaggtgggtggacctagagtctgtcatacagagtgaagtaagtcagaaagagaaaaacaaataccgtatgctaacatatatatggaatctaaaaaaaaaatggttctgaagaacctaggggtaggacaggagtaaatacgcagatgtagagaatggacttaaggacatcgggagggggaagagtaagctgggatgaagtgagagagtggcatggacatatatacactaccaaatgtaaaaccgataactagagggaagcagccgcatagcacagggagatcagctcggtgctttttgaccacctagaggggtgggatagggagggtgggagggagacacaagagggaggggatatggggatataagtgtacgtatggctgattcactttgttataaagcagaaactaacacaccattgtaaagcaattatactccaataaagatgttaaaaaagtacAATGATTATACAATttcttgttttgttaatttctaaatttttgaaGAACAAACTTAGCGGCTTGCTACatattttaatgagatataattgcTTACTACTTAATTAATTCAACATTCTGCatcatttaaaacaatatattagaGGGATTTGGTATAAGCCAGTCATACTGTTAGTGTTATGTGGCAATAATAATTGGTTCAGCAAACTCTTACTGCTTTTTAAGTCATCTTGAAGCTAAGGAATGCTGTGCTTTTGTTCAAGATATTAATGCATTATTAtacttttgtttccttaaagctttaaaaatgaacagCCCCTGAAATGTCTGCTGATGTTACTTATTCCTCTCTCATGACTTGTTAGTGAAGATAATTTACGCTTTTAATCAACTCTCATAATCTGTTGTTAAAACTTTGTTGGAAACAGctttataaggaaaataaaacatattaagcaATGTATTAGAGCATGTCGTAAAGTCGGAGAAGGTAAGGACTATAGTTTACTGTGTATGGATGACAGCCCTTAATAAAATTGTTAGCCGCCTTAGTAATTTTTGTCATTCACCATGGTCTGACATTCActatgaatttgtttgttttgaggtgGTCACTGCTAAAGTGGTAATTTGGAATACATGCTTTTTACTTTAGGCCAGCTTCTTCAAGTGGTCAGGGCAGCCAATGGTGCCCAGTATATCTTTCAGCCTCAGCAGTCAGTAGTTCTACAACAACAGGTTATACCACAAATGCAGCCTGGTGGAGTACAAGCTCCTGTTATACAACAGGTAAAAATCTTTAAGTTTTGACCACCatggggttcttttttttctgcctctgtaTGAATTCTCTGGGTGTTTCCCATCCCTTTTTCTATAGCTTTGTCTATACAAATTCTTAGACTCTTCTCTGATACTACACAACCTGTCATTCTGAATTCCTCCTGTACACCTCACAGCTTAACTTACAGTATGTCTAAGACTACATTGTTGTTATCCCTACTCATCCTTTATCATCCTACGCCCTGCTTTTTATAAGTGGCACCACTCTCCATCCAGCCTCCTAAGCTAGTTATTcagcattcattcaacacacatttattgggTGGCTACGTATCAGGGTCTTTGCAAGAGACTAGAGATTTAGGAGTGAACGAAGCAGGCATGAGTCTGGTTTCATGATAGTTATGTATTGTCTGGAAGCGGGTATGTGGAATCCTCCCTTTTGCTTACCTCTAATATCCAAGGTATCATGAAATCCTACCAATTCTtcttaatagtttctttttttcagacTGCAGTTTAAACATGCTTTCAGTCCCTTAATATATTTGAAACTAGTTTTCTTTTCCCACACTCTCTTTTGTCATTTCCTTAGTTCATGCTCTCATAATTTCTCACTTAAAATACTGTGTTATCCTCTTAATTGATTTCCCTGCCTCTAGCTTTGTGCCCTCCTAACTTGACTGCTACTCTATATTTATAGTCAttgttctaaaaattttttaatcttttaatgatTTCCCATTGCTTATTGGAAAAAGTGTAAACTCCTCAGCGTGGGTCATGAGATcttttttgggttcttttttttttttaatttttccacattttattttttgccatgcTTCCAGTTGTTACCTGGTTCAGCTGCTGTTTATATCAAAGTTGACAAATATTTGCACATGCTTGTGTGCCAGGTGTTAAACTCTTGTACTGTGAGGACAAAGATGAAAGAGAATTGGTTATTTTCTTGAGGAACTTGCGTACTTTGAAAAAGAGACAGATACATAAACAAATAACGTTAATATGATAGTACAATGATAGAGATACAGAGGAGGAACATTAATCCAGCGTACTTACAGCCTTCCAAATTTGTTCTGTTGGTACTTCTGGGTTTCACTTGATGCTGTTCTCTTTAGAATGCCACCTTTGGCCTTCCTTCTAGCAGTTCTCTCCAGTCccccgcaaacaaacaaaccaaacagaaaaagcCTGGCTAATCTCCCAAAACACAAATAGAAGCTTAACTGTTGCCTActaggaaggcttccctgaccaGGCCTTGTCCCCCCAAGCTAAATTTAGTACTCTCTCTTGTCTTTTCATAATGCTATATATTGCAGTTCTCAGACATCTTCTGTCTTTTTGAGTTGCTATTGCTTTGTCTATTGCATCATTAATCTGTaaacttcttaaaagaaatactgtcttattatttttgctttccttGAACCTAATGACAAGGAATTGCCGTTTAGTGCTTTTAATTTATCACTAGGCATTGTctgctttttatttaataactataattataaatatgttcattatAATAGATATAATTACTATTTGTTAATACGTTCTTTTTGAGTTGTGGTTTACTTTAGAATCCTAGGATGCAGAGGCTGGAAGGAACTTTAGAAATCATCTGATCTGGTGGTTCACAGCTTTGGTTGCATgattagaattacctggggaactttaaataaaatgaatagatgTCATCTtataccaattaaatcagaatattaGGAGTGGGGACTTAGGTAtcagttggttttttttgtttttttttttgtggtatgcgggcctctcactgttgtggcctctcccattgtggagcacaggctccgcggccatggctcatgggcccagcctctccgtggcatgtgggatcttcctggactggggcacgaacccgtgtcccctgcattggcaggcagatgctcaaccactgcgccaccagggaagcccaggtatcAGCATTTTTAAGTTACTAGGTTGTTATAACTTGTAGCCAGCGTTGAGAACCATTGACCCTAATCTAACAGTGAAGAGAGGTTAAAGACCTGCCTCTGCTACATCTTTATCTGTGATCTTAGACAAAACTGGAACCCAGGGCTTCAGAGTTCAGGGCAGTGTTCTTCCTAGAGAGGCAGTGTAGCATAATAATAAGAGCAGAACCAGAAAACCTAGGTTCACATTTTGCCTCTTAGTGACTTGACTGCAAGCTTTGCAAGTTATTAAACCTCTATACCTAAAGCAAATAAACTAATAACATGTAACTCTTAGCCTGGAGTTTGGCATATACATAGCAAGTACTTGATTAATGGAGCAGTtatcttcagaaaatatttttcttttagaaatttgaatggtaaaatgaaaatttagtgGATCAGTACACTCACTAAACATTCCTCCTGTGCTTTGGTAGTTTTAACTATGTGTGAGATATggcaatttgggatgattctttagCATTGGGGCCTATTTCAGTGTGCCAAGCAATGAAACTGAGCTACTTGATCCTCTAGCTAGTTACTaatctgtagtttttcttttgccttaggtaCTGGCCCCTCTTCCTGGAGGGATTTCACCACAAACAGGTGTTATCATCCAGCCCCAGCAAATCTTATTTACAGGAAATAAGACTCAAGTTATACCTACAACAGTGGCAGCACCTACACCAGCACAAGCACAGCTAACTGCAGCTGGCCAACAGCAGCCACAGGCCCAGCCTGCTCAACAGCAAGCCCCGCTGGTGTTGCAGGTTGATGGGACTGGGGATACGTCATCTGaagaagatgaagatgaagaagaagacTATGATgatgaggaggaagaagacaaagagaaagatgGAGCTGAAGATGGGCAGGTAGAAGAGGTAAGTTTCTAGTAAAAGACTAGAAGTAAGAAACTACTCaatcatttcttcttttacttgGTACCAAACTgatgaattatattttcttagaGGCTGTTAGGGTACTGTACCCTAAGATTTTTAGATTGTTCTGGAtgtatttatctttataaaatatttctatagctggtaacaaaaaaaagaatgaataccaaATTAAGTTGTACTTATAAAGGTGATGGAGACACTGCATGAAATTCTAATTCTTTGGCTTATGCATTCATCATGATGTAGCTTAAAGATTAAACATTGGTAGAACAGATAGATGTGGTAATCTTTTCCTTCAgtaatttaaaacaacatttCGGAAGGGAAGAAACTTAAGAAAAAGCTAAATGTGACCGATTTATTCAAAACCTCCTTTTGTTCTGTATTCCATACCAGTTCCGTAGATAACCTTATCTACTCTTAGTGTCTATCTTCAGTTAAACcatactttatcttctttttaattttaaaattttatttttttatacagcaggttcttattagtcatccattttctacacatcagtgtatacatgtcaatcccaatctcccaattcagcacaccccCAGCcgccaccactttccccccttggtgtccatacgtttgttctctacatctgtgtctcaatttctgccctgcaaactggttcatctgtaccatttttctaggttccacatatatgcgttaatatacgatatttgtttttctctttctgactgacttcactctgtatgacagtctctagatccatccacatctctacaaatgacccaattttgttcctttttatggctgagtaatattccattgtatatatgtaccacaacttctttatccattcgtctgtcgatgggcatttaggttgcttccatgacctggctattgtaaatagtgcttcattgaacattgggctgcatgtgtctttttgaattatggttttctcaaggtatatgcccagtagtgggattgctgggtggtatggaagttctatttttcgttttttaaggaacctccatactgttctccatagtggctgtatcaatttacattcccaccaacagtgcaagagggttcccttttctccacaccctctccagcatttgttgtttgtagattttctgatgatgcccattctaactggtgtgaggtgatacctcattgtaattttgatttgcatttctctaataattggtgatgttgagcatcttttcatgtgtttcttggccatctgtatgtcctctttggagaaatgtctctttaggtcttctgcccatttttggatggcttgttgtttttttactattaagctgcatgagctgcttatatgttttggagattaatactttttccattgatttgtttgcaaatattttctcccattctgagggttgtctttttgccttgtttgtagtttcctctgct
The genomic region above belongs to Phocoena phocoena chromosome 2, mPhoPho1.1, whole genome shotgun sequence and contains:
- the GTF2A1 gene encoding transcription initiation factor IIA subunit 1 — encoded protein: MANSANTNTVPKLYRSVIEDVINDVRDIFLDDGVDEQVLMELKTLWENKLMQSRAVDGFHSEEQQLLLQVQQQQQPQQQQHHHHHHHQAQPQQTVPQQAQTQQVLIPASQQAAAPQVIVPDSKLIQHMNASNMSAAATAATLALPAGVTPVQQILTNSGQLLQVVRAANGAQYIFQPQQSVVLQQQVIPQMQPGGVQAPVIQQVLAPLPGGISPQTGVIIQPQQILFTGNKTQVIPTTVAAPTPAQAQLTAAGQQQPQAQPAQQQAPLVLQVDGTGDTSSEEDEDEEEDYDDEEEEDKEKDGAEDGQVEEEPLNSEDDVSDEEGQELFDTENVVVCQYDKIHRSKNKWKFHLKDGIMNLNGRDYIFSKAIGDAEW